A window of the Terriglobia bacterium genome harbors these coding sequences:
- a CDS encoding phosphatidate cytidylyltransferase has product MKRVLTAVVLIPIVLLIVFRGPGWLLGAVLGLVALLAQLEYLDIAESFAKPFRLTTLAFTIVLFAYTLVPDLYWYPGIPWPHPTLLVAIAPFIFLALGMSRQDLREGFLSAAVSYLALPYIALSLWSLIELAGSRRIFVFFVLVVVWIGDTCAYYVGRSMGKHLMAPRISPKKTWEGAVASVIGSVVAGVLVIQYAPEITDFLRRASLLADADLRSIQPHMVQAGVIAAIVNVAAQIGDLVESLIKRGADIKDSGRLLPGHGGILDRIDALLFAAPVATILFTITYKRFF; this is encoded by the coding sequence ATGAAGCGCGTCCTGACCGCGGTGGTACTCATTCCGATCGTCCTGCTGATCGTGTTCCGCGGGCCGGGATGGCTACTTGGGGCGGTTCTTGGACTAGTCGCACTGTTGGCCCAGTTGGAATACCTCGACATCGCGGAGTCATTTGCCAAGCCCTTTCGACTAACGACACTCGCGTTCACTATCGTCCTTTTTGCGTACACCTTGGTGCCGGACTTGTACTGGTACCCAGGAATCCCCTGGCCCCACCCAACCCTGTTAGTCGCGATCGCCCCTTTTATCTTTCTTGCGCTCGGTATGTCTCGGCAGGACCTGAGAGAAGGATTCTTGTCGGCCGCGGTTTCTTATCTTGCCTTGCCGTATATCGCGTTATCACTGTGGTCGTTGATTGAATTGGCTGGATCGCGGCGAATCTTCGTCTTTTTCGTTCTTGTAGTGGTCTGGATCGGCGATACGTGCGCGTATTACGTCGGTCGCAGTATGGGCAAGCATCTGATGGCCCCGCGTATCAGTCCCAAGAAGACGTGGGAGGGAGCCGTCGCATCAGTGATCGGAAGTGTTGTCGCTGGTGTGCTCGTCATCCAGTATGCGCCAGAGATTACGGACTTCTTGCGCAGGGCATCGCTCTTGGCAGATGCCGACCTGCGCTCAATCCAGCCGCACATGGTGCAAGCCGGCGTAATTGCAGCGATCGTGAATGTGGCTGCCCAGATCGGTGACTTGGTTGAGTCGCTAATAAAGCGCGGGGCCGATATTAAGGATTCCGGAAGGCTACTGCCCGGTCATGGCGGCATCCTCGACCGCATCGATGCCCTGCTCTTTGCTGCGCCAGTCGCGACAATCCTGTTCACTATCACGTACAAGCGGTTCTTCTAA
- a CDS encoding TonB-dependent receptor → MRTISIVAMLVLLTAGAWAQATANAADTSALEQKVRDLEDRLISLEGQLRTMKDQQAAQAQQSATATAGEASSPGQAAVTPQIAPAVPTIGGAQANAKALNPDISAIGDFIGSAGRNSASPFAGLQPFPGLSMHESELGVQAIVDPYARADFFLSFGEEGVDLEEGYITFTSLPAGLVAKVGKMRAAFGKVNSMHNHVLPWIDRPLVTFNLVGGEDGIDDAGISIQRILPAPKGIFLEATGQVFRGDSGTNFSPLFTSSRHSDVSTVAHLRGYGDLTESTNLDLGLSYSRGHNDLGTDFLTNLYGFDATLRWKPLRRAIYHSFIARTEAIWSQRQQLPFTQRSFGMYASADYQLGRRWFVGGRYDYSQRSTNQNLLDRGFSSVLTYWPSEFAQIRGQFRRTQYGEGNDANELLMQVQFSIGAHGAHPF, encoded by the coding sequence ATGAGGACGATATCGATTGTTGCAATGCTTGTGCTGCTCACCGCCGGCGCCTGGGCGCAGGCCACGGCCAACGCTGCCGACACCAGCGCGTTGGAGCAGAAGGTCCGCGACCTCGAGGACCGCCTTATCTCGCTCGAGGGACAACTGCGCACCATGAAGGACCAGCAGGCCGCGCAGGCGCAGCAGAGTGCCACAGCGACGGCAGGCGAGGCGTCGAGCCCGGGGCAGGCCGCGGTCACGCCGCAGATCGCCCCGGCGGTGCCCACCATCGGCGGCGCCCAAGCCAACGCCAAGGCTCTGAACCCGGATATCAGCGCGATCGGCGACTTCATCGGCTCGGCGGGCAGGAATTCGGCCTCGCCGTTCGCCGGGCTTCAGCCGTTCCCTGGACTCTCCATGCACGAGAGCGAACTCGGCGTCCAGGCCATCGTGGATCCCTACGCGCGCGCCGACTTCTTCCTGTCGTTCGGTGAGGAAGGCGTGGATCTCGAGGAGGGGTACATCACCTTCACCTCGCTGCCTGCGGGCTTGGTGGCCAAGGTGGGAAAGATGCGCGCTGCCTTCGGTAAGGTGAACTCGATGCACAACCACGTCCTGCCGTGGATCGACCGCCCGCTGGTGACCTTCAACCTGGTCGGCGGCGAGGACGGCATCGACGATGCCGGCATCTCCATCCAGCGCATCCTGCCCGCTCCCAAAGGCATCTTCCTCGAGGCCACCGGACAGGTGTTCCGGGGCGATTCCGGCACCAACTTCAGCCCGCTGTTCACCTCGTCGCGGCATAGCGACGTGAGCACGGTGGCGCACCTGCGCGGCTACGGCGACCTGACCGAGTCCACCAACCTGGACCTTGGCCTCTCCTACTCCCGCGGCCACAACGATCTGGGCACGGACTTCCTGACCAACCTTTACGGGTTCGACGCCACGCTGCGCTGGAAGCCTCTGCGCCGCGCCATCTATCACTCGTTTATCGCGCGCACCGAGGCCATCTGGAGCCAGCGCCAGCAGTTGCCGTTCACGCAGCGGTCGTTCGGCATGTACGCCTCGGCGGACTACCAGCTCGGGCGGCGCTGGTTTGTCGGAGGACGATATGATTACTCGCAGCGTTCGACCAACCAGAACCTGCTCGACCGCGGCTTCTCCTCGGTGCTCACCTACTGGCCCAGCGAGTTCGCGCAGATCCGCGGGCAGTTCCGCCGCACCCAGTATGGCGAGGGCAACGACGCCAACGAATTGTTGATGCAAGTGCAGTTCTCGATCGGGGCGCACGGCGCGCACCCGTTCTAG
- a CDS encoding helix-turn-helix domain-containing protein, which produces MATTLAPVDSREVIRCDRCHLVQFRTNNNLCRRCHTCLDEPEPEPVVAQPVPAPAPSNGNGHSHLQVAQAIRSLRQRGGLSQRQLALRMNVPRTYVSKIENEKATPTLSSLERLARALEVTVPDLLMGAESGRQEEIRGLLGDDFIAQLAPYIAKLDGMQRASVMAQIRDLTTHPRRNA; this is translated from the coding sequence ATGGCCACGACACTCGCGCCCGTAGATTCTCGCGAAGTGATCCGTTGTGACCGATGCCACCTCGTCCAATTCCGGACGAATAACAACCTGTGCCGACGCTGCCACACCTGTTTGGACGAACCAGAGCCAGAGCCGGTGGTAGCGCAGCCAGTTCCCGCGCCGGCACCGTCGAACGGCAACGGACACTCGCATTTACAGGTGGCGCAGGCGATCCGTTCCCTGCGGCAACGCGGAGGTCTGAGCCAACGCCAGCTCGCCCTGCGCATGAACGTCCCGCGCACCTACGTCTCCAAGATCGAGAACGAGAAGGCTACCCCCACGCTCTCGTCGCTGGAACGGCTGGCGCGCGCCCTGGAGGTCACCGTACCCGACCTGCTCATGGGCGCCGAGAGCGGACGCCAGGAGGAGATCCGCGGGCTGCTGGGCGACGATTTTATCGCGCAACTGGCTCCCTACATCGCCAAACTCGACGGCATGCAGCGGGCCAGCGTCATGGCGCAGATACGGGACCTGACCACTCACCCAAGACGAAACGCTTAG
- a CDS encoding metal ABC transporter permease: protein MEILQFLILPFLASLILTGIHAYLGVHVVERGVIFVDLALAQIAALGTTIGVLIGVDPHGGEAYWISLAFTFLGAGIFALVRTRKAHIPLEAFIGITYAVASAGAILAMSKATGETEHLKDMLVGNILAVSRHDVIKTAILYGVIGLFHYIFRRKFLLISMDAEQARAEGISVRLWDFLFYASFGFVVTSSVAIAGVLLVFCYLIVPSVGAMLFAEKIGRRLAIGWTMGTLVSAMGCYLSVYLDLPTGATIVCTFGGVLLLMYVVHLMLHHGNNAAAA from the coding sequence ATGGAAATCCTACAATTCCTGATCCTGCCGTTCCTGGCGAGCCTCATCCTGACCGGCATCCATGCCTACCTCGGCGTGCACGTGGTGGAACGGGGCGTCATCTTCGTGGACCTGGCGCTGGCGCAGATCGCGGCGCTGGGCACGACCATCGGCGTGCTCATCGGCGTCGATCCTCACGGTGGCGAGGCTTACTGGATCAGCCTGGCTTTCACCTTCCTTGGAGCGGGCATCTTCGCCCTGGTGCGGACACGCAAGGCCCACATCCCGCTGGAAGCGTTCATCGGCATCACCTACGCGGTGGCTTCGGCCGGCGCCATCCTGGCCATGAGCAAGGCCACGGGTGAGACCGAGCACCTCAAGGACATGCTGGTGGGCAACATCCTCGCCGTCTCCCGGCATGACGTGATCAAAACCGCGATCCTGTACGGGGTCATCGGCCTGTTCCACTACATCTTCCGGCGCAAGTTCCTGCTCATCTCGATGGACGCCGAGCAGGCCCGCGCCGAAGGTATTTCGGTCCGCCTGTGGGATTTCCTGTTCTACGCCAGTTTCGGCTTCGTGGTGACGTCGTCCGTCGCTATCGCCGGCGTCCTGCTGGTCTTCTGCTACCTGATCGTGCCCTCGGTCGGCGCCATGCTGTTCGCGGAGAAGATCGGCCGCAGGCTGGCCATCGGCTGGACCATGGGCACGCTGGTCTCCGCCATGGGCTGTTACTTGTCGGTGTATCTTGATCTTCCGACGGGCGCTACCATCGTCTGCACCTTCGGCGGCGTGCTCCTGCTCATGTACGTCGTCCACCTGATGCTGCATCATGGGAACAACGCCGCGGCGGCCTGA
- a CDS encoding DEAD/DEAH box helicase, protein MSRDTVRVRLEPESLTIVVAKGSPLLSGMHRVYFVNVLGFEPSTEPVGYFRSSAASPALLLDIVDYLQQQDVHAELNASAEAAINRFEAAAEDFGTAKSAGAVIKSSPPRRIEVPQLKRDLKPYQIPAIAHAIAVGNAANFSVPGSGKTAVALSVFSILRSNNEVRKIIVVGPRSSFVPWEEEFQATLRRKPRTVRISGTRAQRMKLYRQAEKAELILMTYQMATKDQNRLETFLQANKSFLVLDESHNIKRLEGGIWAPALIEIGTFATKRMILTGTPAPNSAADLWSQMTFLWPNPPILGTREDFKSQVTKEESGSLDQLREQLFPFYWRTRKRDLRLPNPRFRRIPLTLRPYQQAIYRALAAKVLSDVVKAPTERVRLRLWRTARMVRLLQAASNPALLTQHSTEFQVPPLSAAGLPVDELIRDYHKYEIPVKVEFAIELAKELIGKKQKVLIWTAFIHNIRTLEQSLREFHPRIVYGDVPKDENEDVEFNREQMIQDFRSSADYPVLIANPSACAESVSLHKVCNHAIYLDRTFNAAHYMQSLDRIHRVGMNPNTKVQYYLLQAEDTIDEVIDERLIDKEARMKALLDDDIAVMSLEYGAAEFSEETEEDRDFAALVEQLRQSQVSQSA, encoded by the coding sequence ATGAGCCGAGACACGGTCCGGGTTCGACTTGAGCCAGAGTCTTTGACAATCGTAGTTGCAAAAGGCTCGCCGCTCCTATCGGGAATGCACCGTGTTTATTTCGTTAATGTTCTTGGATTCGAGCCAAGCACCGAACCTGTTGGATACTTCCGAAGTTCGGCAGCCTCTCCCGCATTACTGCTCGACATTGTTGATTATCTTCAGCAGCAGGACGTCCACGCAGAGTTAAACGCTAGTGCTGAGGCTGCAATCAACCGCTTTGAAGCTGCCGCCGAGGACTTTGGGACTGCTAAGAGCGCTGGTGCTGTTATCAAGTCTTCGCCACCACGCAGAATTGAAGTACCCCAGCTGAAGCGTGATCTTAAGCCCTATCAAATTCCAGCCATCGCACATGCGATTGCTGTGGGAAATGCCGCGAATTTCTCCGTACCCGGCAGCGGTAAGACCGCAGTTGCATTGTCTGTCTTTTCTATTCTCAGATCCAACAATGAGGTGCGCAAAATCATTGTCGTCGGTCCGCGATCCTCGTTCGTTCCATGGGAAGAGGAGTTTCAAGCGACTCTTCGCCGCAAGCCGCGAACTGTTCGGATTTCTGGTACGCGAGCTCAACGCATGAAGCTTTATCGCCAGGCCGAGAAAGCTGAATTGATACTGATGACGTACCAGATGGCGACGAAAGACCAGAACAGGCTAGAGACTTTTCTTCAGGCAAACAAATCATTCTTGGTATTGGATGAGTCACACAACATTAAGCGCCTTGAGGGCGGGATCTGGGCACCCGCTCTAATCGAAATTGGCACATTTGCAACCAAGCGGATGATATTAACGGGCACACCCGCCCCAAATTCAGCTGCGGATCTATGGTCACAAATGACATTCCTGTGGCCAAATCCCCCAATCCTCGGCACGCGAGAGGATTTCAAAAGTCAAGTGACGAAAGAGGAGTCAGGCTCTCTAGACCAGCTTAGGGAGCAATTGTTTCCTTTTTATTGGCGGACCCGAAAGAGGGACCTTCGTTTGCCAAATCCGCGCTTTCGGCGTATCCCGCTCACGCTTCGTCCCTATCAGCAGGCAATTTACAGAGCTCTTGCGGCCAAGGTCTTGTCGGATGTCGTAAAGGCACCAACTGAAAGAGTACGATTGCGGCTGTGGCGCACCGCGCGCATGGTACGCTTACTGCAGGCAGCCTCGAACCCCGCGCTGCTCACTCAGCACTCCACCGAATTTCAAGTTCCGCCTCTTAGTGCAGCTGGACTTCCGGTCGATGAGCTTATTCGCGACTATCACAAATATGAGATTCCGGTGAAGGTGGAGTTCGCGATCGAACTTGCAAAGGAGCTGATAGGGAAAAAACAGAAGGTGCTGATCTGGACTGCTTTTATTCACAACATACGAACTCTCGAACAAAGCTTGAGGGAATTCCATCCTCGCATTGTCTACGGCGACGTTCCAAAGGACGAGAACGAAGATGTCGAATTCAATCGGGAACAAATGATTCAGGACTTCCGAAGCTCTGCCGATTATCCCGTCCTCATAGCGAACCCAAGCGCATGCGCAGAATCGGTGTCACTACACAAGGTATGTAACCATGCCATATATCTGGATCGCACATTTAATGCAGCTCATTACATGCAATCCCTGGATCGCATACACCGAGTGGGGATGAATCCGAACACGAAAGTGCAGTACTACCTCCTGCAAGCCGAGGACACAATTGATGAGGTAATCGATGAACGATTGATTGACAAAGAAGCCCGGATGAAAGCGCTACTCGACGACGATATAGCGGTAATGAGCCTCGAATATGGGGCTGCAGAGTTCAGCGAGGAAACAGAAGAAGATCGAGATTTTGCCGCTCTTGTCGAACAACTGCGACAGAGCCAAGTATCCCAGTCAGCATGA
- a CDS encoding metal ABC transporter substrate-binding protein, producing MKIRSQSFLPSACALLLTGLLLLPAAAYAKKLYVVTSTTDMAALAQEVGGDKISVESIAKGYQDPHFVEAKPSFLLKLRNADLLISVGLQLEIGWLPPLITQCGNPRIQPGASGFLDASQFAQILDIPTGPVSRAMGDVHPLGNPHYWLDPDNGRRIAKGIANKLAEMDPGDQVYFQQRYQDFEKRLGEAVKRWESAMSPIRGRKIVTYHNSWPNFARHFGLDVAGYVEPRPGIPPSPGHTVELIQMMRRENVKVLIMEPYFDSKTPNSIGAATGAKVLVLTPSVGGEKEITDYFKLFDYDIGLLTQAFNATK from the coding sequence ATGAAGATCCGTTCTCAAAGCTTTCTTCCGAGCGCATGCGCGCTGCTGCTCACGGGGCTGCTCCTGCTGCCCGCGGCGGCGTACGCGAAGAAACTGTACGTGGTCACTTCGACCACCGACATGGCGGCGCTGGCCCAGGAGGTCGGCGGCGACAAGATCAGCGTCGAGTCCATCGCCAAGGGCTACCAGGACCCGCACTTCGTCGAAGCTAAGCCCAGCTTCCTGCTCAAGCTGCGCAACGCCGACCTGCTGATCTCGGTCGGGCTGCAACTGGAGATCGGCTGGCTGCCTCCGCTGATCACCCAGTGCGGCAACCCGAGAATTCAGCCGGGCGCCAGCGGCTTCCTGGACGCTTCTCAATTCGCTCAGATCCTCGACATCCCCACCGGCCCGGTTTCGCGCGCCATGGGCGACGTCCACCCATTGGGGAACCCCCACTACTGGCTCGATCCGGACAACGGACGCCGCATCGCCAAAGGCATCGCCAACAAGTTGGCGGAGATGGATCCCGGCGATCAGGTCTATTTCCAGCAGCGCTATCAGGATTTCGAGAAGCGCTTGGGTGAGGCGGTGAAACGCTGGGAGTCGGCGATGTCGCCTATCCGCGGCCGCAAGATCGTCACCTACCACAACTCCTGGCCGAATTTCGCCAGACATTTCGGCCTCGACGTCGCCGGATACGTGGAACCGCGGCCCGGCATCCCGCCCAGCCCCGGACATACCGTCGAACTTATCCAGATGATGAGGCGCGAGAACGTCAAAGTGCTGATCATGGAGCCTTACTTCGACTCCAAGACACCGAACAGCATCGGCGCGGCTACGGGGGCGAAGGTGCTGGTCCTTACTCCTTCTGTCGGCGGGGAGAAGGAGATAACGGACTATTTCAAGCTCTTCGATTACGATATCGGGCTGCTCACGCAGGCGTTCAACGCGACCAAGTAG
- a CDS encoding DUF3883 domain-containing protein has translation MIEKLAELNRVLLAVDELCDVNRTAQIDAVIDRCKSTVIEARIPKHEVSISFAQQVGLLQAEGTEIQLTDDGDSFIKLNPTSQYDLSDEQKKVLLRTCYLHGPLRQEARSILKEFSPALEGESLRWSSFDSSPLQNEWAAEHLNQLGLLERTDDGWEVRAVYAKTVAIFLEEGDGWSEEKFREYLKEKEEVGNLGESLVRGYETRRLLSLGHAVEARCVRRISNVRVNAGYDIDSFDGPSPAVVYDRFIEVKGARARKIRFFWSDNEMNVAKKLGKNYWIYFQGSIDVAKGIARDEPVMIQDPWSFILGNSRFKTVPQGLIVESDLKGNPIEQQL, from the coding sequence ATGATTGAGAAGCTCGCGGAACTAAATAGAGTTCTTCTAGCTGTTGACGAGTTATGTGATGTCAACAGAACGGCACAGATTGACGCCGTCATTGATCGCTGCAAAAGCACCGTCATCGAAGCGCGCATTCCTAAACATGAAGTCAGCATCTCGTTTGCTCAGCAAGTCGGATTGTTGCAAGCTGAGGGTACAGAGATTCAGTTAACGGACGACGGAGACAGTTTCATAAAGCTTAATCCGACAAGTCAGTACGATTTGTCAGACGAACAGAAGAAAGTTCTGTTGCGAACGTGCTATTTGCATGGCCCGTTGCGACAAGAAGCACGAAGCATTCTGAAAGAGTTCTCGCCAGCTCTCGAAGGTGAGTCCTTGCGCTGGTCCTCGTTCGACAGTTCTCCGCTCCAGAACGAATGGGCCGCCGAGCATTTGAATCAGCTGGGACTTTTAGAGCGGACGGACGACGGCTGGGAAGTGCGCGCAGTTTACGCGAAGACAGTAGCCATTTTCCTTGAGGAAGGTGACGGCTGGTCCGAGGAGAAGTTTAGAGAGTATCTAAAGGAAAAAGAGGAGGTCGGGAACCTCGGCGAAAGTCTGGTGAGAGGTTATGAAACGCGCAGACTTTTGAGCTTGGGGCACGCTGTCGAGGCTCGCTGCGTTCGCCGCATTAGCAACGTACGGGTCAATGCGGGGTATGACATTGACTCATTCGACGGGCCATCTCCAGCGGTTGTCTACGACCGATTTATAGAAGTCAAAGGCGCACGAGCTCGCAAGATACGGTTCTTTTGGAGCGATAACGAAATGAATGTTGCAAAGAAATTAGGCAAGAACTACTGGATCTATTTTCAGGGATCAATCGATGTAGCAAAGGGAATTGCGCGTGACGAACCCGTCATGATCCAGGACCCGTGGAGTTTCATTC
- a CDS encoding isoprenyl transferase yields the protein MRVLIPEGLDRKEAEIYTRLDPDKLPQHVAIIMDGNGRWAKHRHLPRIAGHRAGVKAVRSTIETAARIHLPALTLYAFSTENWKKRPKTEVDFLMRLLRHYLKAEVPTLKKNNIRLEYIGRRHELPLEVQERMAWAKEECAHCTGMVLTLALNYGARDEIVDAMKSVVQAAMCNGGLEHLKIDEETIQQHLYTRNLPDPDLLIRTSGEMRLSNFLLWQAAYAEIYVTPLLWPDFRGRHLLEAIAEYQKRERRYGGLVESAASSH from the coding sequence TTGCGAGTCTTGATTCCCGAGGGGCTGGACCGGAAAGAAGCCGAGATTTACACCCGGCTCGACCCCGATAAACTTCCCCAGCACGTAGCCATCATCATGGACGGCAATGGCCGCTGGGCGAAACACCGCCACCTGCCGCGCATCGCCGGCCACCGCGCCGGGGTGAAGGCCGTGCGCTCGACCATCGAGACCGCGGCGCGCATCCACCTGCCGGCGCTGACCCTCTACGCTTTCTCCACCGAGAACTGGAAAAAGCGGCCCAAGACCGAAGTGGATTTCCTGATGCGCCTGCTTCGGCACTACCTGAAGGCTGAGGTGCCGACGCTCAAGAAGAACAATATCCGTCTGGAGTACATCGGGCGCCGCCACGAGCTGCCCCTGGAAGTGCAGGAGCGCATGGCCTGGGCAAAGGAAGAATGCGCCCACTGCACCGGCATGGTGCTGACGCTGGCGCTCAACTACGGCGCGCGCGATGAGATCGTGGATGCGATGAAGTCGGTGGTGCAGGCCGCCATGTGCAACGGCGGACTGGAACATCTGAAGATCGACGAAGAAACCATCCAGCAGCACCTCTATACCCGGAACCTGCCCGATCCCGATCTGCTCATTCGCACCTCGGGCGAGATGCGGCTTTCGAATTTCCTGCTGTGGCAGGCGGCGTACGCCGAGATCTACGTGACCCCGCTGCTGTGGCCCGACTTCCGTGGCCGGCACCTGCTCGAGGCTATCGCCGAGTATCAGAAGCGGGAGCGGCGCTACGGCGGGCTGGTCGAGAGCGCGGCTTCCTCGCACTGA
- a CDS encoding 1-deoxy-D-xylulose-5-phosphate reductoisomerase codes for MKRIAILGSTGSIGRSTESVVASHPDRFQIVALAAGNNVERVFEQAQRWHPRLISMSTAQGADELRKRLKAAALAHIDVVESAKGAVKVSTHPEVDFVVSAIVGVAGLEATYEAVKAGKTVGLANKESLVAAGELITAEARKHGKPLLPIDSEHNAVHQCMRGGRLEEVQTVWLTASGGPFLNTPKEDFANITVEQALNHPTWKMGRRITIDSATLMNKGFEVIEACRLFNLPPTQVKVIIHPQSTIHSMVEFRDGSILAQLSVTDMRLPILYALTWPERVESDLRFPVSDLRNLDFCPPDMEKFPCLRLAYEAAEAGGAKTIALNAADEVAVAAFLEGQIRFAEISRTIEGVLSETEGRHPTSINEVLAMDSEARRKAGERVAHLSGRKVALPRSILVK; via the coding sequence ATGAAACGCATCGCCATCCTGGGCTCGACGGGATCGATCGGGCGCAGCACCGAGAGTGTGGTTGCGTCGCATCCCGACCGCTTCCAGATCGTCGCCCTCGCCGCCGGAAACAATGTCGAGCGCGTGTTCGAGCAGGCCCAGCGCTGGCATCCTCGCCTGATCTCCATGAGCACCGCCCAGGGAGCAGACGAGTTGCGCAAACGACTCAAGGCCGCCGCTCTCGCCCACATTGATGTCGTCGAAAGCGCGAAGGGAGCGGTGAAGGTCTCGACACACCCGGAAGTGGACTTTGTAGTCAGCGCCATCGTCGGCGTCGCCGGACTCGAAGCCACCTACGAAGCGGTGAAGGCGGGAAAGACGGTCGGACTCGCGAATAAAGAGTCGCTGGTCGCGGCGGGAGAGCTGATCACCGCGGAGGCGCGCAAGCATGGCAAGCCGCTGCTGCCCATCGACAGCGAGCACAACGCGGTGCACCAGTGCATGCGCGGCGGCCGCCTGGAAGAAGTCCAGACCGTGTGGCTGACAGCCTCAGGCGGGCCGTTCCTCAACACACCGAAAGAAGATTTCGCCAACATCACCGTGGAGCAAGCGCTGAACCATCCCACGTGGAAGATGGGCCGGCGGATCACCATCGATTCCGCCACGTTGATGAACAAAGGCTTCGAGGTGATCGAAGCGTGCCGCCTATTCAACCTCCCGCCCACACAGGTGAAGGTCATCATCCATCCGCAGTCCACCATCCACTCCATGGTCGAGTTTCGCGACGGCAGCATCCTGGCGCAGCTCTCGGTCACCGACATGCGCTTGCCCATCCTGTACGCGCTCACCTGGCCGGAGCGCGTGGAGAGTGACCTGAGGTTCCCGGTGAGTGACCTTCGGAACCTCGACTTTTGCCCGCCCGACATGGAAAAATTTCCCTGTCTGCGGCTGGCCTATGAGGCCGCGGAAGCGGGTGGGGCGAAGACCATTGCCCTGAACGCTGCCGACGAGGTGGCCGTGGCCGCTTTCCTCGAGGGTCAAATCCGCTTTGCGGAGATCAGCCGTACAATAGAGGGGGTACTCAGCGAAACCGAAGGCCGGCATCCGACATCTATCAATGAGGTGCTGGCGATGGACTCCGAAGCCCGCCGCAAGGCCGGCGAGCGAGTCGCGCATTTGAGTGGCCGGAAAGTGGCGCTCCCCCGATCGATCTTGGTCAAGTAA
- the rseP gene encoding RIP metalloprotease RseP: MHSFFIAVVSVAGVLGVLVVIHELGHYAMAKLLGVRVEVFSIGFGKRLIGFRRGDTDYRISAIPLGGYVKMSGENPMEQRSGDPAEFMSHPRWQRFIIAFAGPFMNIVLAIGVLTGVYMVRYEKPVYLDEPAVIGWVLEGSVADKAGIQAGDRILRVETKQNPTWEDLETEVLLNPGQPLPLAVQRGNEILDKTITPEKTGPNEVGADPGWAPVERATVHSLDAGLPAAKAGIQLGDEIVALNGKPTRNMSAIKYFLQQNKSVPVEVTVLRNGQTLNLTMSPVETQVDGQKMYRIGIGHKEPVRALKLSFPQAFAKSIEQNKRFSVLIIDLVGRLVQRKVSMKQIDGPIGIAGAAGQAAQAQGWAPLLELTAMISLNLGIFNLFPIPIMDGGVILLLFIEGLMRRDISIKIKERIYQAAFVFLLLFAAMVIYNDLGKLPLLSRYLP; encoded by the coding sequence ATGCATTCGTTTTTCATCGCAGTCGTCTCCGTCGCCGGCGTGCTTGGCGTACTGGTCGTAATCCACGAGCTCGGCCACTACGCCATGGCCAAGCTGTTGGGCGTCCGCGTGGAGGTGTTCTCCATCGGCTTTGGCAAGCGTTTGATCGGCTTCCGCCGGGGCGACACCGACTACCGCATCAGCGCCATTCCCCTGGGCGGCTACGTGAAGATGTCGGGCGAGAACCCGATGGAGCAGCGCAGCGGCGATCCGGCGGAATTCATGTCGCATCCGCGCTGGCAGCGCTTCATCATCGCCTTCGCCGGGCCGTTCATGAACATCGTGCTGGCCATCGGCGTGCTCACCGGCGTGTACATGGTGCGCTACGAGAAGCCCGTGTATCTCGACGAGCCTGCCGTCATCGGCTGGGTGCTGGAGGGCTCGGTGGCGGACAAGGCAGGCATCCAGGCCGGCGACCGCATCCTCCGCGTGGAGACCAAGCAGAATCCGACCTGGGAAGACCTCGAGACCGAAGTCCTGCTGAATCCCGGGCAGCCTCTGCCCCTAGCCGTGCAGCGCGGCAACGAGATCCTGGACAAGACCATTACGCCGGAGAAAACCGGCCCCAACGAAGTTGGAGCCGACCCGGGCTGGGCGCCAGTGGAGCGCGCGACGGTCCACAGCTTGGACGCTGGCCTGCCGGCTGCCAAGGCAGGCATTCAATTGGGCGACGAGATCGTTGCGCTGAACGGCAAGCCGACGCGCAACATGTCGGCCATCAAATACTTTCTGCAACAGAACAAGAGCGTACCAGTGGAAGTCACGGTCCTGCGCAACGGCCAGACGTTGAACCTGACCATGAGCCCGGTCGAGACCCAGGTGGACGGACAGAAGATGTATCGCATCGGCATCGGCCATAAGGAGCCGGTGCGCGCGCTGAAGCTTTCCTTCCCTCAGGCCTTCGCCAAATCCATCGAGCAGAACAAGCGTTTCTCGGTGCTGATCATCGACCTGGTGGGCAGGCTGGTGCAGCGCAAGGTCTCGATGAAGCAGATCGACGGGCCCATCGGCATCGCCGGAGCGGCTGGCCAGGCGGCGCAGGCCCAGGGCTGGGCGCCGCTGCTGGAGCTGACCGCGATGATCAGCCTCAATCTCGGCATCTTCAACCTGTTCCCCATCCCCATCATGGACGGCGGCGTGATCCTGCTGCTGTTCATCGAGGGCCTGATGCGGCGCGACATCTCGATCAAGATCAAGGAGCGCATCTACCAGGCGGCCTTCGTCTTCCTCCTCCTGTTCGCCGCCATGGTCATCTACAACGACCTGGGCAAGCTGCCGCTGCTCTCCCGCTACCTGCCGTAA